A window of the Halobacterium hubeiense genome harbors these coding sequences:
- a CDS encoding DUF7089 family protein: protein MFSERDLAGELAAVREAYAPGVIVLDCERDFQTLPPEHRDDLALLVESLTPSEYDTAWLPEDAPQILYRLASSDFVVGTPGDGAVAWTTQTDPPVVFVKARTEGTPEAFERFLVAEALVEAGLDLPEQFLGFFEDEYRAFDAAVDADPASVYQLASACCDAYRGLHAREEFESWADDYPDLHEAWVDAGERVTGRIDGLPKEIARGETSFSDAAELACSAVKHDVELPAPFAALDTLAYRRHGASYAVTWAEKVFDADAADSE, encoded by the coding sequence ATGTTCTCGGAGCGCGACCTCGCGGGCGAACTCGCGGCCGTCCGGGAGGCGTACGCGCCGGGGGTCATCGTCCTCGACTGCGAGCGGGACTTCCAGACGCTGCCCCCCGAGCACCGCGACGACCTCGCGCTGCTCGTCGAGTCGCTGACGCCCAGCGAGTACGACACGGCGTGGCTCCCCGAGGACGCCCCCCAGATTCTCTACCGGCTGGCGTCCAGCGACTTCGTCGTCGGGACGCCGGGGGACGGCGCGGTCGCGTGGACGACCCAGACGGACCCGCCGGTCGTCTTCGTGAAGGCGCGCACCGAGGGGACGCCCGAGGCGTTCGAGCGGTTCCTCGTCGCGGAGGCGCTCGTCGAGGCGGGACTGGACCTCCCCGAGCAGTTCCTCGGCTTCTTCGAGGACGAGTACCGCGCGTTCGACGCCGCCGTCGACGCCGACCCGGCGTCGGTCTACCAGCTCGCCTCGGCGTGCTGCGACGCCTACCGCGGGCTCCACGCGCGCGAGGAGTTCGAGTCGTGGGCCGACGACTACCCCGACCTCCACGAGGCGTGGGTGGACGCCGGCGAGCGCGTCACCGGCCGCATCGACGGCCTCCCGAAGGAAATCGCGCGCGGCGAGACGTCGTTCTCGGACGCCGCCGAACTCGCGTGCAGCGCCGTCAAGCACGACGTCGAGTTGCCCGCGCCGTTCGCCGCGCTGGACACGCTCGCGTACCGCCGCCACGGCGCCAGCTACGCGGTGACGTGGGCGGAGAAAGTGTTCGATGCCGACGCCGCGGACTCCGAGTA